The following coding sequences lie in one Anolis carolinensis isolate JA03-04 unplaced genomic scaffold, rAnoCar3.1.pri scaffold_11, whole genome shotgun sequence genomic window:
- the foxb1 gene encoding forkhead box protein B1: protein MPRPGRNTYSDQKPPYSYISLTAMAIQSCPEKMLPLSEIYKFIMDRFPYYRENTQRWQNSLRHNLSFNDCFIKIPRRPDQPGKGSFWALHPSCGDMFENGSFLRRRKRFKVLRADPLGASGPGPNALLAAKPSEAAAAAQYLQQQAKLRLSALAAAAAAASHPLPPPMGPPFHASPPSSFKHPFAIENIIAREYKVPGGLAFSAAMQPMPGAYPLPNQLAAVPTAWSQVYGSGGMLEPGGGGAEYGYGVPLKPLCHAGGGGAGGGPTLPAIPVPIKATPALLAPSPPSLSPPSAAGQSSPATPSQTLTGPASVLHAVVAVH, encoded by the coding sequence ATGCCCCGCCCGGGCCGCAACACCTACTCGGACCAGAAGCCCCCCTACTCGTACATCTCCCTGACGGCCATGGCCATCCAGAGCTGCCCGGAGAAGATGCTTCCCTTGAGCGAGATCTACAAGTTCATCATGGACCGCTTCCCTTACTACCGGGAGAACACGCAGCGCTGGCAGAACTCCTTGCGGCACAACCTGTCCTTCAACGACTGCTTCATCAAGATCCCGCGGAGGCCGGACCAGCCGGGCAAGGGCAGCTTCTGGGCGCTGCACCCCTCGTGCGGGGACATGTTCGAGAACGGGAGCTTCCTGCGGCGGAGGAAGCGCTTCAAGGTGCTCAGGGCCGACCCTCTCGGCGCCTCGGGGCCCGGGCCCAACGcgctcctggcggccaagccctccgaggcggcggcggcggcgcagtACCTGCAGCAACAGGCGAAGCTGAGGCTCAGCGccctggcggcggcggcggcggcggcctcgCACCCCTTGCCGCCCCCCATGGGACCCCCGTTCCACGCCTCGCCGCCGTCCAGCTTCAAGCACCCCTTCGCCATCGAGAACATCATCGCCCGCGAGTACAAGGTGCCCGGCGGGCTGGCCTTCTCGGCCGCCATGCAGCCCATGCCCGGCGCCTACCCGCTGCCCAACCAGCTGGCCGCCGTGCCCACCGCCTGGTCCCAGGTCTACGGCTCCGGGGGCATGCTCGAGCCCGGCGGCGGCGGCGCCGAGTACGGCTACGGGGTGCCCCTCAAGCCCCTCTGCCACGCCGGAGGAGGGGGAGCGGGCGGGGGCCCCACGCTGCCCGCCATCCCGGTGCCCATCAAGGCCACCCCGGCCCTCCTCGCGCCCTCGCCGCCCTCGCTCAGCCCGCCCTCCGCCGCCGGACAGAGCAGCCCCGCCACCCCCAGCCAGACCCTCACCGGGCCCGCCTCCGTCCTCCACGCCGTCGTCGCCGTCCACTGA